A stretch of the Lactuca sativa cultivar Salinas chromosome 9, Lsat_Salinas_v11, whole genome shotgun sequence genome encodes the following:
- the LOC111901622 gene encoding uncharacterized protein LOC111901622: protein MDAQRALLDELMGSARNLTEEERRGHKEISWDDKEVCGFYMVKFCPHDLFVNTRSDLGPCPKIHDPKLKESFESSPRHDSYVPRFEAELAHFCEKLVMDLDRRVRRGRERLAQEVEVPPPPPIPAEKSEQLSVLEEKIKNLLESVEALGEAGKVDEAEALMRKVDLLNIEKTALTLQPQNEKVLMLAQEKKMALCETCGSFLIANDALERTQSHVTGKQHIGYGLVRDFLSEYKEAKEKAREEERLAREKEAEERRKQREKEIEGKHRSGSADRDKNRYNDRSSRDRNRGSRDSGRTSDRRAHNNSYRNGGGGDRRGDRYRDRSRSHSPRHGGRRRSSRSPY from the exons ATGGACGCCCAAAGAGCATTGCTAGATGAGCTCATGGGTTCAG CTCGCAATTTGACTGAAGAAGAGAGAAGGGGACACAAGGAGATCTCTTGGGATGATAAGGAAGTATGTGGCTTCTACATGGTGAAATTTTGCCCACACGATCTGTTCGTGAACACTCGAAGTGATCTAG GTCCATGCCCTAAAATCCATGATCCGAAGTTGAAAGAAAG CTTTGAGAGTTCTCCAAGGCATGATTCTTATGTGCCAAGATTTGAAGCAGAACTTGCTCATTTCTGTGAAAAATTG GTGATGGACTTAGATAGGAGAGTTAGACGTGGACGTGAGAGACTTGCTCAAGAGGTTGaagttcctcctcctcctccaattccAGCTGAGAAATCCGAACAACTATCTGTTCTAGAAGAAAAAATCAAGAACCTTCTAGAATCAGTGGAGGCACTTGGGGAAGCTGGAAAGGTGGATGAAGCTGAAGCACTCATGAGAAAG GTGGATCTGCTTAACATTGAGAAAACCGCATTGACCCTTCAACCACAGAATGAAAAAGTTCTAATGCTTGCTCAAGAAAAGAAAATGGCTCTTTGTGAAACATGTGGTTCCTTTTTGATAGCAAATGATGCTCTTGAAAGAACCCAATCCCATGTCACTGGAAAACAGCATATCGGTTATGGATTGGTCAGAGATTTCCTTTCTGAATACAAA GAGGCAAAGGAGAAGGCAAGGGAAGAGGAAAGATTAGCAAGGGAGAAAGAAGCAGAAGAAAGAAGGAAACaaagagaaaaagaaattgaAGGTAAACACAGAAGTGGATCTGCTGACAGGGACAAGAATCGTTACAATGACAGGTCATCACGCGATCGAAACCGAGGATCTCGGGATTCTGGAAGAACATCGGATCGTAGGGCCCACAACAACAGTTACAGAAATGGTGGTGGTGGGGACAGGAGAGGGGATAGATACAGGGACAGAAGCAGGTCTCATTCCCCTAGACATGGTGGAAGAAGGAGGTCATCCAGAAGTCCGTATTAG
- the LOC111901624 gene encoding conserved oligomeric Golgi complex subunit 7: MMIDLGSFSDEKFDAKKWINNACQSRHPQDPLDKHLVDLEMKLQMVSEEIAASLEEQSSAAILRVPRATRDVIRLRDDALSLRQSVGSILLKLKKAEGSSAESIATLAKVDTVKRRMEAAYETLQDAAGLTQLSSTVEDVFASKDLPRAAETLANMRHCLTAVGEVAEFANIRKQLEVLEDRLDSMVQPRLTDAITNRKDKVAQEMREILIRIGRYKSLESHYTKVHLKPIRQLWEDYEMKQQHTKTRTERNQVESISTSHDYQSPPTVSFPSWLPSFYDKLLLYLEEEWKWSMRAFPEDYKTLVPKLLIEAMVAVGASFVSRINLATGDVVPETRALAKGVLDILSGDMPKGVKIQTKHLDTLIDLHNMTGSFARNIQHLFGESDLNVLRDTLKAIYLPYESYKQRYGQMERVTLSSEIAGIDLRGAVTRGVGAQGIELSETVRRMEESVPQVIVLLEASVDRCISFTGGSEADELILALDDVMLQFISTLQDILKTLRIVCGVDVVVGVAPKETGIEKGRKFEMSSEDEWSYVQGALQILTVADCLSNRSSVFEASLRATLARFNTNLSSAVFGSSIDPNSSHETVDGGGDLSMAGRAALDMAALRLFDAPEKARKLFNLLEQSKDPRFHALPIASQRVSAFVDTVNELVYDVLISKVRKQLNGVSNLPIWSSVEEQTTFHLPSFSAYAQSYITTVGEYLLTLPQQLEPLAETISNNDANAEEAQFFATEWMFKVAEGAAGLFMEQLRGIQYITERGAQQLSVDIEYLSNVLSALSMPIPPILATFHTCLSTPRDQLKDVMKNDLESLDVPTANLVCKMRRVSLE, translated from the exons ATGATGATAGATCTGGGATCGTTCTCCGACGAGAAATTCGATGCCAAGAAATGGATAAACAATGCTTGCCAGTCACGGCATCCTCAGGATCCCTTAGACAAGCACCTAGTGGATCTCGAGATGAAGCTACAGATGGTGTCCGAGGAGATCGCCGCGTCACTCGAGGAACAGAGCTCCGCCGCCATCCTCCGTGTCCCTCGCGCTACCCGTGACGTCATCCGCCTCCGCGACGATGCTCTCTCCCTCCGTCAATCCGTCGGATCGATCCTCCTCAAGCTCAAAAAA GCAGAGGGTTCATCAGCAGAATCAATAGCTACCCTTGCTAAAGTTGATACAGTCAAGCGGAGAATGGAAGCAGCTTATGAAACACTTCAG GATGCTGCGGGGCTAACTCAATTAAGCTCCACTGTTGAGGATGTTTTTGCAAGTAAAGATCTTCCTCGTGCAGCAGAAACCTTAGCCAACATGAGGCATTGTTTGACTGCTGTTGGGGAG GTTGCTGAATTTGCTAATATTAGAAAGCAACTTGAAGTGTTAGAAGATAGACTGGACTCCATGGTTCAACCTCGTCTAACAGATGCAATAACCAATCGCAAG GATAAGGTTGCACAAGAAATGAGGGAAATCCTCATTCGAATTGGAAGATACAAGTCCTTGGAGTCTCACTACACCAAAGTCCATCTAAAACCCATAAGACAACTATGGGAGGATTATGAAATGAAGCAACAACATACTAAAACAAGAACCGAAAGAAACCAAGTTGAAAGCATATCAACTTCTCATGATTATCAATCTCCACCTACAGTTTCATTTCCCAGTTGGCTACCAAGTTTCTATGATAAATTATTACTTTATCTTGAAGAAGAATGGAAATG GTCTATGCGTGCTTTTCCTGAAGATTACAAGACTCTTGTCCCCAAGCTTTTAATAGAAGCAATGGTGGCTGTGGGTGCTAGCTTTGTTTCACGCATCAACCTTGCAACTGGAGATGTAGTTCCAGAAACCAGAGCCTTAGCCAAAG GTGTATTAGATATCTTATCAGGGGACATGCCAAAAGGTGTCAAAATACAAACAAAACATCTAGACACATTAATCGATCTCCACAATATGACAGGAAGTTTTGCAAGAAACATACAACACCTTTTTGGAGAATCCGATCTTAACGTATTAAGAGACACCCTTAAAGCAATCTACCTCCCTTATGAATCCTACAAACAAAG GTATGGACAAATGGAGCGTGTCACTCTGTCATCCGAGATCGCAGGGATTGACCTAAGAGGAGCTGTTACTCGTGGTGTTGGAGCACAAGGAATCGAGCTGAGTGAAACAGTTAGAAGAATGGAAGAATCAGTCCCACAAGTGATTGTCCTTCTAGAAGCTTCTGTTGACCGATGCATCAGCTTTACAGGTGGATCCGAAGCCGATGAGCTCATTCTTGCCCTTGATGATGTCATGCTGCAGTTCATTTCAACCCTACAAGACATCCTTAAAACTTTAAGAATCGTATGTGGGGTCGATGTTGTTGTTGGTGTTGCCCCTAAGGAAACAGGAATAGAAAAAGGGAGGAAGTTTGAGATGTCAAGTGAGGACGAATGGTCTTATGTCCAGGGTGCATTGCAAATACTCACAGTTGCAGATTGCTTGTCCAACAGGTCATCTGTTTTTGAAGCTTCCTTGCGGGCCACACTTGCTAGATTCAACACAAATTTGTCCTCTGCTGTATTTGGGTCAAGTATTGACCCGAATTCATCACATGAAACAGTTGATGGAGGTGGAGATTTATCCATGGCTGGAAGAGCTGCTTTGGATATGGCGGCTTTGCGGCTGTTTGATGCTCCAGAAAAAGCCCGCAAGCTTTTTAATCTTTTGGAGcag TCAAAAGATCCACGGTTCCACGCACTTCCAATTGCATCTCAAAGAGTATCCGCATTTGTGGACACTGTAAACGAGCTTGTGTACGATGTCCTTATATCCAAAGTAAGAAAGCAATTGAATGGTGTATCAAATCTACCCATATGGTCATCCGTAGAGGAACAAACCACCTTTCACCTTCCAAGCTTCAGTGCATACGCCCAATCATACATAACAACAGTAGGTGAATACCTTCTCACTTTACCCCAACAACTCGAACCACTAGCCGAAACCATTTCAAACAACGATGCCAATGCTGAAGAAGCACAATTCTTTGCAACAGAATGGATGTTTAAG GTGGCAGAAGGTGCTGCGGGTTTGTTTATGGAGCAACTGAGGGGTATTCAGTATATAACGGAACGTGGGGCCCAACAGCTGTCGGTGGATATCGAGTATCTAAGCAATGTGTTGTCGGCATTGTCGATGCCGATTCCGCCGATTTTGGCTACGTTTCATACTTGTTTATCAACACCAAGGGATCAGTTGAAGGATGTGATGAAAAATGATTTGGAAAGTCTTGATGTTCCTACAGCTAACCTTGTGTGTAAGATGCGAAGAGTGAGCCTTGAATGA